The Bacillus vallismortis genome window below encodes:
- a CDS encoding O-methyltransferase: MTDRYEQINDYIEALLKPRPENVKKLEAYADEHHVPIMEKAGMAVLLQILSVKQPKKILEIGTAIGYSAIRMALELPSAEIYTIERNEKRHEEAVNNIKEFQLDDRIHVFYGDALELAAAVHVTAPYDVIFIDAAKGQYQNFFHLYEPMLSPDGVIITDNVLFKGLVAEDYSKIEPKRRRRLIAKIDEYNHWLMNHPDYQTAIIPVGDGLAISKKKR; this comes from the coding sequence GTGACTGACCGGTATGAACAAATAAATGACTATATAGAAGCATTATTGAAGCCTCGGCCGGAAAACGTGAAGAAGCTTGAAGCATATGCAGATGAACATCATGTCCCAATTATGGAAAAAGCGGGCATGGCGGTGCTGCTTCAAATTTTGTCTGTGAAACAGCCGAAAAAAATACTAGAAATCGGAACGGCCATTGGTTATTCCGCCATTCGTATGGCGCTGGAGCTGCCGTCTGCCGAAATATATACAATTGAACGCAATGAGAAACGGCATGAAGAAGCGGTAAACAATATCAAGGAGTTTCAGCTTGATGACCGGATTCATGTTTTTTACGGAGACGCGCTTGAATTAGCCGCCGCCGTTCATGTAACCGCGCCTTACGATGTTATTTTTATTGACGCTGCAAAAGGTCAGTATCAAAACTTTTTTCATTTATATGAACCGATGCTTTCGCCGGACGGGGTGATTATAACAGACAATGTGCTGTTTAAAGGTCTGGTGGCAGAGGATTACAGCAAAATAGAACCGAAAAGAAGGCGCAGGCTGATAGCAAAAATTGATGAATATAATCATTGGCTGATGAATCATCCGGATTATCAAACTGCGATTATTCCAGTCGGGGACGGACTTGCGATTAGTAAAAAGAAGAGGTGA
- a CDS encoding AI-2E family transporter, translating to MLQKPVQLLLWVAICLLVLLTVYVFFMLDVLWSPFWLVIKTIFIPLIISIFISYLLLPVTEWLHGKGLPRTLSILVIYVLFFGGIGWALYKGVPVLIVQLTDLSENIPMFADTYNGLLLHVHNHTDDWPDGMHHRIDKMIRQTEAFFAGAIEGAISGIRNVLDYFIIAATIPFLVFYMVKDIELMKKTVWYLTPKSWRKRGSAFLRDVDDSLGDYVRGQLLVCFILGVLAGVTFWIFGLPYPLILGLISGITNVIPYFGPFIGAVPALLIAMTISVNAILVVVITVFTLQFMEGNILSPFIVGRSLKMHPVVIMLALLAGGELAGIVGMILAVPATAVLKVMMIHFLRMRTEH from the coding sequence ATGCTTCAAAAACCGGTGCAGCTTTTGTTGTGGGTGGCCATTTGTTTGCTGGTCCTGTTAACAGTCTACGTCTTTTTTATGCTTGATGTGTTATGGTCGCCCTTTTGGCTCGTCATAAAAACAATCTTTATTCCCTTGATCATTTCAATTTTTATTTCTTATTTATTGCTCCCGGTCACGGAGTGGCTGCACGGCAAAGGATTGCCGAGGACCTTGAGCATCTTGGTTATTTATGTTCTTTTTTTTGGCGGAATTGGCTGGGCGCTGTATAAAGGGGTGCCTGTTTTAATTGTGCAGCTGACGGATTTATCTGAGAATATACCTATGTTTGCCGATACGTATAACGGGCTCCTTCTTCATGTGCATAACCATACTGATGACTGGCCGGACGGCATGCACCATCGGATAGATAAAATGATCCGCCAGACGGAGGCGTTTTTCGCGGGAGCGATCGAGGGTGCAATCAGCGGAATTCGCAACGTGCTTGATTACTTCATCATTGCGGCAACAATCCCTTTTCTCGTGTTTTATATGGTAAAGGATATTGAGTTGATGAAAAAGACGGTATGGTACTTGACTCCGAAGTCGTGGAGAAAGCGGGGCAGCGCCTTCTTGCGGGATGTGGATGACTCTCTTGGCGATTACGTCCGCGGCCAGCTTCTGGTCTGTTTCATTCTCGGCGTGCTGGCGGGCGTTACATTCTGGATATTTGGACTTCCCTATCCGTTGATCTTAGGCCTGATTTCAGGGATAACGAATGTCATACCTTATTTTGGTCCGTTTATCGGAGCGGTTCCGGCGCTTTTAATTGCGATGACGATCTCAGTGAATGCGATTCTTGTTGTGGTGATTACAGTGTTTACTCTGCAGTTTATGGAAGGGAATATCCTCAGTCCGTTCATTGTTGGCAGAAGCCTTAAAATGCATCCTGTCGTCATCATGCTTGCGCTGCTTGCCGGAGGAGAGCTTGCGGGAATCGTCGGGATGATTCTGGCTGTTCCTGCGACGGCTGTTTTAAAAGTGATGATGATCCATTTTTTGCGGATGAGGACGGAGCATTGA
- a CDS encoding YrzQ family protein, translating into MNRTMTSLLALGAGALVYRMTTQSNMLNNRSMKRMRRRITKMF; encoded by the coding sequence ATGAATCGGACGATGACTTCTCTTTTGGCATTGGGAGCTGGGGCTCTCGTGTACCGAATGACGACTCAATCCAACATGCTGAATAATCGAAGCATGAAGCGGATGAGAAGAAGAATAACGAAAATGTTTTAA
- a CDS encoding peptidase U32 family protein, which translates to MKKPELLVTPTSTADILPLIQAGATAFLVGEQRYGLRLAGEFSREDVTKAVEIAHKEGAKVYVAVNAIFHNDKVGELGEYLAYLAETGVDAAVFGDPAVLMAARESAPDLKLHWSTETTGTNYYTCNYWGRKGAARSVLARELNMDSMVEIKENAEVEIEIQVHGMTCMFQSKRSLIGNYFEYQGKVMDIEGKKKESGMFLHDKERDNKYPIFEDENGTHIMSPNDVCIIDELEELIDAGIDSFQIDGVLKTSEYLIEVTKMYREAIDLCVENRDEYEAKKEDWIERIESIQPVNRKIDTGFFFKETVY; encoded by the coding sequence ATGAAAAAACCAGAGCTCTTAGTAACGCCGACGAGTACGGCGGACATTTTGCCGCTGATACAGGCGGGGGCAACTGCGTTTTTAGTTGGGGAACAGAGATACGGCTTGAGATTAGCCGGGGAATTTTCTCGTGAAGATGTAACAAAAGCTGTAGAGATCGCTCACAAAGAAGGGGCAAAAGTATACGTTGCTGTAAATGCCATTTTCCATAACGATAAAGTGGGAGAGCTTGGCGAATATCTGGCTTATTTAGCGGAAACCGGTGTCGATGCAGCCGTGTTTGGCGATCCTGCCGTGCTTATGGCTGCTCGTGAATCTGCGCCTGACCTGAAGCTTCATTGGAGCACAGAAACGACAGGCACCAACTACTATACATGCAACTACTGGGGACGCAAAGGCGCGGCGCGTTCTGTGCTTGCCAGAGAGTTAAACATGGACAGTATGGTGGAGATCAAAGAAAACGCCGAAGTCGAAATTGAAATCCAGGTGCATGGAATGACGTGCATGTTCCAATCGAAGCGTTCTTTGATTGGAAACTATTTTGAATACCAAGGCAAAGTCATGGACATTGAAGGAAAGAAAAAGGAATCGGGCATGTTTTTGCACGATAAAGAACGTGACAATAAATATCCGATTTTCGAAGATGAAAACGGCACGCACATCATGAGCCCGAACGATGTGTGCATCATTGATGAGCTCGAAGAATTGATAGATGCCGGCATTGATTCTTTCCAAATCGACGGTGTCCTGAAAACGTCTGAATACTTAATAGAAGTCACCAAAATGTACAGAGAAGCCATTGATCTGTGTGTGGAAAACCGTGACGAATATGAAGCGAAAAAAGAAGACTGGATCGAACGCATTGAAAGCATCCAGCCAGTAAACAGAAAAATCGATACCGGATTCTTCTTCAAAGAAACGGTTTATTAA
- the ruvX gene encoding Holliday junction resolvase RuvX, which translates to MRILGLDLGTKTLGVALSDEMGWTAQGIETIKINEAEGDYGFSRLSDLIQEYTIDKIVLGFPKNMNGTVGPRGEASQTFAKMLETTYNVPVVLWDERLTTMAAEKMLIAADVSRQKRKKVIDKMAAVMILQGYLDSLN; encoded by the coding sequence ATGAGAATATTAGGACTCGATTTAGGAACCAAAACACTCGGTGTTGCTCTGAGCGACGAAATGGGCTGGACTGCTCAGGGCATTGAGACCATAAAGATCAATGAAGCTGAAGGCGATTATGGTTTTTCCCGTTTATCTGATCTGATTCAGGAGTATACTATAGATAAAATCGTGCTCGGCTTTCCTAAGAATATGAACGGAACAGTCGGCCCGAGAGGCGAAGCCAGCCAAACATTTGCGAAAATGCTTGAAACAACGTACAATGTTCCTGTTGTGCTGTGGGACGAGCGTCTTACCACAATGGCGGCTGAAAAAATGCTGATTGCCGCTGATGTCAGCAGGCAAAAACGAAAAAAAGTCATTGATAAAATGGCGGCTGTTATGATTTTGCAAGGATATCTTGACAGCTTAAATTAA
- the alaS gene encoding alanine--tRNA ligase, translating into MKHLTSAEVRQMFLDFFKEKGHAVEPSASLVPHEDPSLLWINSGVATLKKYFDGRVVPENPRIVNAQKAIRTNDIENVGKTARHHTFFEMLGNFSIGDYFKEEAITWAWEFLTSDKWIGFDKELLSVTVHPEDEEAYEYWAKKIGIPEDRIIRLEGNFWDIGEGPSGPNTEIFYDRGEAYGNDPEDPELYPGGENDRYLEVWNLVFSEFNHNPDGTYTPLPKKNIDTGMGLERMVSVIQNVPTNFDTDLFVPIIKATESISGETYGTDNVKDTAFKVIADHIRTVAFAVSDGALPSNEGRGYVLRRLLRRAVRYAKTINIHRPFMYDLVPVVAEIMADFYPEVKEKADFIAKVIKTEEERFHETLNEGLAILSEMIKKEKGKGSSVISGADVFKLYDTYGFPVELTEEYAEDENMTVDHEGFEEEMNQQRERARNARQDVGSMQVQGGALRDVSDESTFVGYSQTKADASVIVLLQDGQFIEEAHEGDSVQVILDETPFYAESGGQIGDKGYLRSEQAVVRIKDVKKAPNGQHVHEGVVESGTVQKGLHVTAEVEDHMRSGVIKNHTATHLLHQALKDVLGTHVNQAGSLVTENRLRFDFSHFGQVTKEELEQIERIVNEKIWASIPVSIDLKPIAEAKEMGAMALFGEKYGDIVRVVQVGDYSLELCGGCHVRNTAEIGLFKVASESGIGAGTRRIEAVTGQGAYEEMNSQISVLKHAADELKTNIKEVPKRVAALQAELKEAQRENESLLAKLGNVEAGAILSKVKDVDGVSVLAEKVNAKDMNHLRAMVDELKAKIGSAVIVLGAVQNDKVNISAGVTKDLIEKGLHAGKLVKQAAEVCGGGGGGRPDMAQAGGKQPEKLEEALTSVEDWVKSVL; encoded by the coding sequence ATGAAACACCTAACTTCTGCTGAAGTTCGTCAAATGTTTTTGGATTTCTTTAAAGAAAAAGGACATGCGGTAGAGCCGAGCGCATCATTAGTGCCACATGAGGATCCTTCACTGCTTTGGATCAACAGCGGTGTTGCGACACTGAAAAAATATTTTGACGGCCGTGTCGTTCCGGAAAATCCAAGAATCGTAAACGCTCAAAAAGCGATCAGAACAAACGATATAGAAAATGTAGGTAAAACTGCGCGCCATCATACATTCTTTGAAATGCTCGGAAACTTTTCCATTGGCGATTATTTCAAAGAAGAAGCCATTACATGGGCTTGGGAGTTTTTAACCAGTGACAAGTGGATCGGTTTCGACAAAGAGCTTCTCTCTGTTACGGTTCACCCCGAGGATGAAGAGGCGTATGAGTACTGGGCGAAAAAAATCGGTATTCCTGAGGACAGAATTATCCGTCTTGAAGGGAACTTCTGGGACATCGGTGAAGGACCGAGCGGACCGAACACAGAGATCTTCTACGACCGCGGTGAAGCATACGGAAACGATCCGGAAGATCCGGAGCTTTACCCAGGCGGAGAAAACGACCGTTACCTGGAAGTATGGAATCTTGTGTTCTCTGAGTTCAACCATAACCCTGACGGCACGTACACGCCGCTTCCGAAGAAAAACATTGATACGGGCATGGGGCTTGAAAGAATGGTATCTGTCATCCAGAATGTTCCGACTAACTTTGATACCGATTTATTTGTTCCGATCATCAAAGCAACAGAAAGCATTTCTGGTGAAACATATGGCACAGACAATGTGAAAGATACTGCGTTTAAAGTGATTGCCGACCACATCAGAACGGTCGCCTTTGCTGTCAGTGACGGGGCGCTGCCGTCCAATGAAGGCCGCGGCTATGTCTTAAGACGCTTATTGCGCCGGGCAGTGCGTTATGCCAAAACAATCAACATCCACCGTCCGTTTATGTACGACTTAGTGCCGGTTGTTGCTGAAATCATGGCTGATTTCTATCCTGAAGTAAAAGAGAAAGCGGATTTTATCGCAAAAGTCATCAAAACTGAAGAAGAGCGCTTCCACGAAACTCTTAACGAAGGGCTTGCGATCTTGTCAGAAATGATCAAAAAAGAAAAAGGCAAGGGCAGCAGCGTGATTTCAGGGGCCGATGTGTTTAAACTGTACGATACGTATGGATTCCCAGTTGAGCTGACGGAAGAATACGCCGAAGACGAGAATATGACGGTTGACCATGAAGGCTTTGAAGAAGAAATGAATCAGCAGCGTGAACGGGCAAGAAACGCCCGCCAAGATGTCGGCAGCATGCAGGTGCAGGGCGGCGCATTGCGCGACGTGAGCGATGAAAGCACATTTGTCGGCTACTCTCAAACAAAAGCTGATGCCAGTGTCATTGTGCTTCTTCAAGACGGCCAATTCATTGAAGAGGCTCATGAAGGAGACAGCGTTCAAGTGATTCTTGATGAAACACCGTTCTATGCAGAAAGCGGCGGCCAAATCGGCGATAAAGGCTATCTCCGCAGCGAACAGGCAGTGGTAAGAATTAAAGATGTAAAAAAAGCGCCGAACGGCCAGCATGTGCATGAAGGTGTTGTGGAGAGCGGCACTGTTCAAAAAGGCCTGCATGTTACTGCTGAAGTTGAAGACCATATGAGAAGCGGCGTCATTAAAAACCATACGGCAACGCATTTATTGCATCAGGCATTGAAAGACGTTCTTGGAACTCATGTCAATCAGGCGGGATCTCTTGTGACTGAAAACCGCCTTCGTTTTGATTTCTCGCACTTTGGTCAAGTGACAAAAGAAGAGCTTGAACAAATTGAAAGAATCGTAAACGAAAAGATCTGGGCGAGTATCCCGGTCAGCATTGATTTAAAACCGATCGCTGAAGCAAAAGAAATGGGCGCGATGGCTCTGTTCGGCGAAAAATACGGCGATATTGTCCGTGTCGTTCAAGTCGGAGATTACAGTTTAGAGCTGTGCGGCGGATGCCATGTCAGAAACACAGCGGAAATCGGCTTGTTTAAAGTGGCTTCTGAATCTGGAATCGGCGCGGGCACAAGACGGATTGAAGCTGTAACGGGGCAAGGCGCTTACGAAGAAATGAACAGCCAAATTTCAGTATTGAAGCACGCTGCAGACGAGCTGAAAACAAATATCAAAGAAGTGCCGAAACGGGTTGCGGCTCTGCAGGCTGAACTGAAGGAAGCACAAAGAGAAAATGAATCTCTTCTTGCGAAACTAGGCAACGTGGAAGCAGGAGCGATTCTGTCAAAAGTGAAAGATGTTGACGGTGTGAGTGTGCTTGCGGAAAAAGTAAATGCGAAAGACATGAATCATCTCCGCGCAATGGTGGACGAACTGAAAGCGAAGATTGGATCTGCGGTGATTGTGCTCGGTGCGGTACAAAACGATAAAGTCAATATTTCCGCCGGCGTAACAAAGGATCTCATTGAGAAAGGCCTACATGCCGGCAAGCTGGTCAAACAAGCTGCGGAAGTTTGCGGCGGTGGCGGCGGAGGCCGTCCGGATATGGCGCAGGCAGGCGGCAAACAGCCGGAAAAATTAGAAGAAGCTTTGACTTCTGTAGAAGATTGGGTCAAATCCGTTTTATAA
- a CDS encoding IreB family regulatory phosphoprotein — MSSFDKTMKFNFSDDSAETNVNEVLITVYDALQEKGYNPINQIVGYLLSGDPAYIPRHRDARNLIRKLERDELIEELVKSYLEQHKEA, encoded by the coding sequence GTGAGCTCGTTTGATAAAACGATGAAATTTAATTTCTCCGATGATTCTGCTGAGACTAACGTAAATGAAGTGCTGATTACAGTGTATGACGCGCTTCAGGAAAAGGGCTACAATCCAATCAATCAGATTGTCGGATACTTGCTGTCAGGTGATCCCGCTTATATTCCTAGGCATCGTGACGCTCGTAATTTAATTCGCAAACTTGAAAGAGACGAATTAATCGAGGAATTGGTGAAGTCTTATTTAGAACAGCATAAAGAGGCGTAA
- a CDS encoding DUF1292 domain-containing protein: MEHGENNITIVDDQGNEQLCEVLFTFENEEFGKSYVLYYPMEAKDDEEVEILASSFTPNEGSENGELHPIETDEEWDMIEETLNTFLADEDEE, encoded by the coding sequence ATGGAACACGGCGAAAATAATATTACAATTGTTGACGATCAAGGAAATGAACAGCTTTGTGAAGTGCTGTTTACATTTGAAAACGAAGAGTTTGGGAAGTCTTATGTGCTGTACTACCCAATGGAAGCAAAAGATGATGAAGAAGTAGAAATTCTTGCTTCCAGCTTCACGCCAAACGAAGGCAGTGAAAACGGTGAGCTACATCCGATCGAAACTGACGAAGAATGGGATATGATTGAAGAAACCCTTAACACATTCTTAGCGGACGAAGACGAAGAATAA
- a CDS encoding U32 family peptidase, with protein MTAVNDKISKIVNGKRVITKKPELLAPAGNLEKLKIAVHYGADAVFIGGQEYGLRSNADNFTIEEIAEGVEFAKQYGAKIYVTTNIFAHNENMDGLEEYLKALGDANVAGIIVADPLIIETCRRVAPNVEVHLSTQQSLSNWKAVQFWKEEGLDRVVLARETSALEIREMKEKVDIEIESFIHGAMCIAYSGRCVLSNHMTARDSNRGGCCQSCRWDYDLYQTDGANAVALYGGEDAPFAMSPKDLKLIESIPKMIEMGIDSLKIEGRMKSIHYVATVVSVYRKVIDAYCADPDHFVIQKEWLEELDKCANRDTATAFFEGTPGYEEQMFGEHAKKTTFDFVGLVLNYDEDTQMVTLQQRNFFKKGDEVEFFGPEIENFTHTIEAIWDEDGNELDAARHPLQIVKFKLDKKIYPSNMMRKGK; from the coding sequence ATGACTGCCGTAAATGATAAGATATCCAAAATTGTCAATGGTAAGCGTGTGATTACGAAAAAGCCCGAGCTTCTCGCACCCGCGGGTAATCTTGAAAAGCTGAAAATTGCTGTTCATTACGGAGCGGACGCGGTCTTTATCGGAGGACAGGAATACGGTCTGCGCTCGAATGCCGATAACTTTACGATCGAAGAAATTGCAGAAGGCGTAGAATTCGCGAAACAATATGGCGCAAAGATTTACGTGACGACGAATATTTTCGCCCATAATGAAAACATGGACGGGCTAGAGGAATATTTAAAAGCGCTTGGAGACGCCAACGTCGCCGGCATCATTGTGGCAGATCCGCTTATTATCGAAACATGCCGCAGAGTGGCGCCGAATGTTGAGGTTCACTTGAGCACGCAGCAGTCTCTTTCAAACTGGAAGGCTGTCCAGTTCTGGAAGGAAGAAGGCCTTGACCGCGTTGTGCTTGCACGTGAAACAAGCGCTCTCGAAATCAGAGAAATGAAAGAAAAGGTAGATATCGAAATCGAATCCTTTATTCACGGCGCGATGTGTATCGCATATTCCGGCCGCTGCGTGTTGAGCAATCACATGACAGCGCGGGATTCCAACCGCGGAGGCTGCTGCCAGTCATGCCGCTGGGATTATGATCTGTATCAAACAGACGGTGCCAACGCCGTCGCTTTGTATGGTGGAGAAGATGCGCCATTTGCAATGAGCCCTAAAGATTTGAAACTGATTGAATCCATTCCGAAAATGATCGAAATGGGCATCGACAGCTTAAAGATTGAAGGACGCATGAAGTCAATTCACTATGTAGCGACAGTTGTCAGCGTATACCGCAAAGTCATTGACGCTTATTGCGCTGATCCGGATCACTTTGTGATTCAAAAAGAATGGCTGGAAGAGCTTGATAAGTGCGCCAACCGGGACACTGCGACAGCTTTCTTTGAAGGAACGCCAGGCTATGAAGAGCAAATGTTCGGCGAGCACGCCAAAAAAACGACGTTTGATTTTGTCGGCTTGGTACTGAATTATGACGAAGACACACAAATGGTCACGCTTCAGCAGCGTAATTTCTTCAAAAAAGGCGACGAAGTGGAATTTTTCGGTCCGGAAATTGAAAACTTTACACATACGATTGAAGCCATTTGGGACGAAGACGGAAATGAGCTAGATGCTGCCCGCCATCCCCTGCAAATTGTCAAATTCAAACTAGACAAAAAGATTTATCCGAGCAACATGATGAGAAAGGGGAAGTAA
- the mltG gene encoding endolytic transglycosylase MltG → MYINQQKKSFFNKKRIILSSIIVLLLIIGGAFLYGKTLLEPVEKDSETTVNINIPSGSSVSAIASILKKNDVIKSEKAFQYYVKYKGASGFQAGFYHLNKGMDVDAIIHKLTSGATGYAFQITATEGAQLTQIAAAIADETKYSKKQVMAKLDDETFINQLKKEFPDTITNDVFNKNIKHPLEGYLFPATYPFHDPDTSLEDIITAMVKQTNSYVETYKAEMKKNNLSVHKLLTMASLIEEEATEKVDRHKIASVFYNRLKKNMPLQTDPTVLYAAGKHKDRVLYKDLEIDSPYNTYKNPGLTPGPIANAGMSSWEAALHPDQTDYLYFLAKSSGEVVFTKTLKEHNKAKEKYIFSKNEQ, encoded by the coding sequence ATGTATATCAATCAGCAAAAAAAATCATTCTTCAATAAAAAAAGAATCATACTGTCTTCCATTATAGTGCTGCTTCTCATCATTGGCGGGGCATTTTTATATGGGAAAACATTGCTTGAACCTGTTGAAAAAGACAGTGAAACGACAGTTAACATCAACATTCCGAGCGGCTCGTCTGTTTCGGCCATCGCATCGATATTGAAGAAAAACGATGTCATAAAAAGCGAGAAGGCATTTCAGTATTATGTCAAATATAAAGGCGCTTCCGGGTTTCAGGCGGGATTCTACCATTTGAATAAAGGAATGGATGTAGATGCCATTATTCATAAGCTGACGAGCGGGGCTACAGGCTATGCATTTCAAATTACGGCAACTGAGGGAGCGCAGCTGACACAAATCGCGGCCGCTATTGCTGATGAAACGAAATACTCTAAAAAACAAGTCATGGCGAAGCTGGACGATGAAACATTTATCAATCAGCTGAAGAAAGAATTCCCGGACACTATTACAAACGATGTTTTCAATAAAAACATTAAGCATCCGCTGGAAGGGTACCTATTCCCGGCTACATACCCTTTTCATGATCCAGACACGTCACTTGAAGACATCATCACGGCAATGGTTAAACAGACAAATTCTTATGTCGAAACATACAAAGCAGAAATGAAGAAAAATAACCTTTCCGTGCATAAGCTGCTGACGATGGCTTCTTTGATTGAAGAAGAAGCGACTGAAAAAGTCGATCGCCATAAAATTGCGAGCGTCTTTTATAACCGTCTGAAGAAGAACATGCCGCTCCAAACAGATCCGACCGTGCTGTACGCGGCAGGCAAGCATAAAGATCGTGTTCTTTATAAGGATTTGGAAATCGATTCACCGTACAATACGTATAAAAACCCGGGATTGACGCCAGGACCGATTGCCAACGCCGGCATGTCGTCATGGGAGGCGGCGTTGCATCCAGATCAAACGGACTATCTGTACTTCTTGGCTAAATCAAGTGGTGAGGTTGTATTTACAAAAACGTTAAAAGAGCATAATAAAGCAAAAGAAAAATACATTTTCTCAAAAAATGAGCAATAA
- a CDS encoding PRC-barrel domain-containing protein produces the protein MSLRCKAKPKLVQQKVVDHTLRTCHEIEGFPVYSERTSCYLGTISDICFSLKGDCLGFIVAQKRFLHHHHALLRACDISCILDDRILVSISSDQLLPLPKSCFTYEQMKMKLVKSQEGDILGMLEDVYFCLDRGIIVAYELSDGFFSDLAGSKHQIQRADSLVEVRKDEIVLNG, from the coding sequence ATGAGTCTAAGGTGCAAAGCAAAACCTAAGCTTGTTCAACAAAAGGTGGTTGATCACACTTTGAGAACATGCCATGAGATAGAAGGATTCCCAGTATACTCAGAACGAACTTCTTGTTATCTTGGGACAATTTCCGATATTTGTTTTTCTCTTAAGGGAGATTGTCTCGGGTTTATTGTTGCACAAAAACGGTTTTTGCATCATCATCACGCGTTATTACGGGCGTGTGATATTTCTTGCATTCTTGATGACCGCATATTGGTCTCGATCAGTTCAGACCAGCTTCTGCCTCTTCCGAAATCATGCTTCACATACGAGCAGATGAAAATGAAGCTTGTAAAATCGCAAGAGGGAGATATATTGGGGATGCTGGAAGATGTATACTTTTGTTTGGACAGGGGCATAATCGTAGCATATGAACTCTCGGACGGTTTCTTTTCTGATCTGGCGGGAAGCAAGCATCAGATCCAAAGAGCGGATTCGCTTGTCGAGGTGCGGAAAGACGAGATCGTTCTGAACGGATAG